From the genome of Pseudophryne corroboree isolate aPseCor3 chromosome 9, aPseCor3.hap2, whole genome shotgun sequence:
aaaatattgcgccaggtcaagagaccctcaggcgatagctgtggacgctctagtgacaccgtgggtgtactggtcggtttatgtgttccctcctcttcctctcatacccaaggtactgaggataataaagaaaagaggagtaagaactattctcattgttccagattggccaagaaggtcttggtacccggaacttcaagaattaatctcagaggacccatggcctctgccgctcagacaggacctgctgctgcaggggccctgtctgttccaagacttaacgcggctgcgtttaacggcatggcggttgaacaccggatcctaaaagaaaagggtattccggaggaagtcattcctacgcttattaaagctagaaaagatgtaaccgtacaacattatcaccgcatatggcgaaaatatgttgcgtggtgtgaggccaggaaggccccaacggaggaattccagctaggtcgatttctgcacttcctacagtcaggggtgactatgggcctaaaactgggttccattaaggtccagatttaggctgtcgattttcttccaaaaagaactggcttcactgcctgaagttcagacatttgtcaagggagtgctgcatattcagcctccatttgtgcctccagtggcaccgtgggatctcaacgtggtgttgggtttcctaaagtcacattggtttgagccactcaaaaccgtggatttaaaatatctcacgtggaaagtggtcatgcttttggccttggcttcggcaaggcgtgtgtcagaattggcggctttgtcatgtaaaagccgctatttgattttccatatggatagggcagaattgaggactcgtccccagtttcttcctaaggtggtatcagcttttcacttgaaccaacctatcgtggtgcctgcggctactagggacttggaggactccaagttactggacgtagtcagggccttgaaaatttatgtttccaggatggctggagtcaggaagactgactcgctatttatcctgtatgcaccaaacaagatgggtgctcctgcttcaaagcagactattgctcgctggatttgtagcacaattcagcttgcgcattctgtggctggcctgccgcagcctaaatctgtaaaagcccattccacgaggaaagtgggctcttcttgggcggctgcccgaggggtctcggctttacaactttgccgagctgctacttggtcaggggcaaacacgtttgcaaaattctacaaatttgataccctggctgaggaggaccttgagttctctcattcggtgctgcagagtcatccgcactctcccgcccgtttgggagctttggtataatccccatggtccttacggagtccccagcatccactaggacgtcagagaaaataagattttactcaccggtaaatctatttctcgtagtccgtagtggatgctgggcgcccgtcccaagtgcggactgtctgcaatacttgtatatagttattgttaactacaagggttattgttgagccatcttttgagaggctctgttgtgttcatactgttaactgggtatattatcacgagttatacggtgtgattggtgtggctggtatgagtcttacccgggattcaaaatccttccttattgtgtcagctcttccgggcacagtatccttactgaagtctggaggagggtcatagtgggaggagccagtgcacaccacgtagtcctaaatctttcttagctgtgcccagtctcctgcggagccgctattccccatggtccttacggagtccccagcatccactacggactacgagaaatagatttaccggtgagtaaaatcttattttcagatcAGATGGACATGTTTGGTAATTGCCAGGAGAACATCTGAcgccagagtgtacagtacctacagtacagcatggaggtggtggcgttatgctgtggggctgtttcagctggtttggcatgAGTCCACTCtaatgcatggtcacattaacaatgagaagtatagagatgttctcGATAATTCTGTGCTCCCCACATTGTGGCAGTTCTACGGAAATGCAAATGTTTTTATCTGGACGACAATGCCACCTGCCATGTTTCCAGGGCgaggctggactggtatacagaaaattctataacctggatggactggccagttcagagtccagatcttaagccCAATGAGAACCTCGGATGAATAAGAGCAATGCGTTCTAGGCCGACTCGACCTTCAGCGTCACAGTTGATCACTGTACTTAAGGCATAATGGTAAAACATACAGGAGAGgtacccactcttccgggggtgcgaggGGTTACCTGAAAAATCAGGTGTCTCCCACAGGATCCAGAAGAGTAGGCAATTATGCTTCTATATGTTCTATTCCATTAACCAATACATATATGCAGCATTCTAGTGACCTTTATACTATCCAGAGAGTGTAGTCTATTGTCGGATATATATGATACACGCAGCATTCTAGCAGCCTCTATACCAGGGGCGTCCAAGCTGCGGCTAGCGGGCCAAACATGGGCTTCCACCTGCTGCAATACGGCCCCCTGATAATATTGCAGTTTGGGGTCTTCGATCTGCAGCTACACCCCTGCACCTCCACTACTGCGAGTGAGGAGAACTGAGCACGCCATGTTTCAGAGACAGGTGGAGATGAGGCAGCAGCCTGCCCAGGTATCCCGCCCCTAGGTTGTCCCTCCAACCCACCTCCTTGCCTTCAACCctgccgcagtcatacacagagtGGATACGTACACCTACAGTACTGGTAAAATAAATGATCGTTTCCCAGTGGTTTCTTACATTAAACATTAGACTCTAGATTTGTTTTCAGCGCAGGAACAGAACCTATCACCACTCCCCAGCAGTGCCGCTAAGCCACGCTCCCTTCCCCCAATTGGTCCAGCCAGTGAATTGTTAACCCATTGATGGTCATCCCTAGTTCATCGTTTCACCACAGCATCTTCCTGCATAGACCAAGTTCTTATAGCGGAGACCTTGATCGTAGCGAAGTCCTTTGTGTCATCTCCTGCAGTAGCACTGGCTGTTTTCCTGATAGGACGTCTGCAGGTAACTGCATCTGCTCCGCAGGTGCCTGTGTGTGTTTTACTGTAAATGTGGGTACACTGTAGGCGAcgtgctctgtgagcgacatcgcctagtgtttcccctccaggGCCGGGCGGTTGGCGGcagcgcatacacactgagcgatatgacgaccgtATTGCTCagtgacgacagtccaaattgagctgcctgcacggccaacAGCGAGGGTCGGTACCGACCCGCAGGGTCACATAACGCTGGGCGACATCAGCATACACAGATGCCaaaaaaatgagcaacgtcgctcaggaagggtgaacatGAGTGACGTCacccattttctcggcaagtgtgtatgcaccattacagTGAACTGTTTACTAGGAATAAATTTAGATTTAAGTTAAAAATAAAGCTCTTTTGCAAGAAAAAAAGAAATGTAGCCTTTGACCCACAATACAGCATCATATAGGTCAACAGTCCCAATTCTTGGTGGCCAAGACGCGGCATTGTCTTATGAATAAATTGCTTTTAAAGCACCATTTATGTCTCAGCATGGAACGGCTGATAACAGAGAACAGCAGCTTGTACTCTGCTTCAAAATGCCAGTAAATACGTTGTCCGATATATCTGGTTCGATTATGGTacagatacttttttttttcttaaatgtgtGTAATGGCCCTTTAAATAACCTCCTTTTATTGCTCATGCAGGTTGCCAATgggaccagcagagggagccggtggTGATCCTGCTAGGCTGGGCGGGGTGTAAGGACAAGTACCTGGCTAAATATAGCTCCATCTACCATAATCAAGTAAGTAGTGGCTGGGACTACGTAGCAGTGCTGTACTAGGGCACTTCGGCCCACCTTCCCCCATGCATGCATGAGGTCTTGAATTCAAATACGCTACAGAGTAGAGGGTGGCAGCAGGCAACTGGGCGCCTTTCAGGGCACCCCACAAGATGGACATGGCAACTGCGCCCCTTCAGCCTTACGCCTGATCAGCGGCTCCAGTTGTACCACCCTGGGATGTATATATCTACTTGTTTCTCTGGTGACCCCCATTGTATTGCAGAATTAAAATctatattttattgtttttttgtgcTGATATCCCAGTtatacaggagacgtcaggctctaCACATTGATGATAATATTCAGAATTTACTAGTTTTAGGATCACTTTACTCTGACTGATGTTTGTTTTCCTGGCTTTTCTGTCTTTTTGGGAGTTTTACGACCCCTGATATATAATGATTATCATACACTAAGGGGATCTGGGATAGGCAGCCTCCTAAATTACTGTGACGGATGTCACCTGTACCAGGAAATCCAATTATTTCCTGAGTGAAACATGTGACACATAgcaaatgtatatagatatattgcaTAATGGAGTTTGCCAAAAGTCCTCCATCAGGAGGATCGGGCTGAGATAATCTCGTTGGAACAAAAGTCAAAATATATTTAAAGTAACATTTAGGAGCGGAGTGTTCACAATCCGCACTACACACTCCTTCAGACACTGGGCCAGGTTCAGCATGAATGGTAGATGTAAGAAAAATGTCACAGCTGCGATCCATTACACTGACGTGCGGGGGGACATCCAGCGCAAAACAAGTCCTCCCCGCATGCTGGATCCAGCCCCCGCACACATGCGAAAGCCATCACACGGCGGCGTTCGCATGTTTAAGGTAGCTTTGTGCTAGGGCAGCCTAGCTGCTAATGtttctggtcgcagcggctgcggatGCTGTCGCACAGCTGCCATGGCCCGCACCAGCAAAtggtccggaccgtgccccctaatgcCGCCACGACGCCCACTTCCCTCCCTGGGAacgcctgtgcctgtcaatcaggcagaggcgttcgcagatgTGTGATGCCGTCTCATCTCACAGTGTGCGCACACTTCACAGCGCTTATCCTGAGGTTTttaaatttttccattaaaaaaaaaaaaatccctataaATTATTTCAGCTGACTTGTCCTATAGCCGAGGATTTCTACTGTATTACAAGATTTATGGTGGAAATTTAAATTGACGCGATGAGCCGTTTCCGTGTCCATCCTCATTGCAAGATGCTCAGGAAAGGCAGTATTGTAACTAGACGATATATGCAGCGCACCGCGGCGATGTTTGTTGGCGCATCACTGATGGTCGAAAATCCCCTTTTCTGTTTAGTTTTAAGAaagtaaaattaaaaaaagaaaaacactaaAAACATGGGTATGCTGGCGATCAAGGCTGGTGATTGATTTTATTAAATAATATTTACACCCCTTATTACTCTGATTACCAGTCTCCTCTGTCCAGCACTGTTATGGTATAGTAAATAAAACCCACATCATTTTGCCTTAGTCCTGATAACTCCTCGCTTTGTTGCAGGGCTGTGTTGTGATCCGATACACCGCTGCCTGGAGGACCGTCTTCTTCGCGGAGTCCTTCGGCTTCAGATCTCTCCGGCACCAGGCGCAGAAGCTTCTGGAGCTGCTATTTGACTATGAAATTGAGAAGAACCCCATCATCTTCCACGTCTTCAGCAACGGTGGATTCATGTTATACCGCTACGTAGTGGAGTTACTGCGCACAGACTGGCAGCTGAGCAAACTGCAAGTGGTTGGCACCATATTTGACAGCGCTCCAGGAAACCGCAATGTCCGCGGATCAGTGCGAGCGTTGAACACAATCCTCGAGCCCAAAACCAATCGGCTGCTGCGTTACTTAGCTCTGGCTGCTTTTGCTGCGCTGGTATTTGTTCTCCGAATTATCCTCTACCCGATGACGAGATTGCTCCATGAAAATCACTATGACACCATGAAAAAGGACCCTTCGCTCTGGCCCCAGCTCTATCTCTACTCCCGAGGCGACAGCATCATCTCCTACGTAGACGTGGAGAAGATGATAGCGTTTCGCCAGTGCCGGAACCTCCCCACAGAGTGCATAGATTTCCAGGAATCGGAGCACGTGAGCCATTACCGCCGGTACCCGCAGAGATACACTGAGATCTGCATCTCTTTTCTCAGAGACTGCGTCTGTAAGGCATCCAGATCCTCATTTATGAGTGGACACCAGTCTTTTTAAATGGCAGCGTGCAGTGTGCAACAACTTAAGAAATTACCTTTAGAGCACGCTTTGTGCCTGATTGTTATGTGAATATATAATATGAGCGGTTGCAGCGCTGTGGCTGTTTGTGGttttaaatatacatttttaaaaggtgACTTACAGTATAACAATGATAATGTGTCCAGAACAGTAGACGAAGTTAATCTCGCGTTAGAACAAAGTTTATTTTTAAATGACCGTTATCATGTTGCACTTATCAAcgctttatcacttatccaggttaatacatctacaccTATAGTTGCTGCACAGCTGAGCTGTGACCTTCCCAGACAATACCCAGCTGGAGTCTCTCCTGGGATCACCGACTGGAAGCCccctttttaaaaagaaaaaattctgCAACCTTAAAATGTTATCTcctgttctgaaaaaaaaaaacttaaagccTTTATGCATGTTTGCAAATTTTATGAGTATCTTGTATTCTAGCACAGTTAATGATCTTTTAAAAGTCTTTACAGCTAATTAATTCACTGtgaatttaaaatatatatttaatttctGTATACTAAATTGCAGTTCTTAAATAGCGCCATCTATTGGTTACACTGGATTTTATCAGCCTTTCTTACGTATTAAATGAGCGCCATCTACTGGTGCTAACGTGCTTGAGTCAGGTGTTATTCAAGACTGTATAAGCGCCCTCTTTTGGTTGTAATGTGATGAGCGAGTAAGGAGCAAAGTGTGGTAAGAGCGCCATCTACTGGTGTTTCAATTATTAACAGCCTCTCTGGATAATAGGGCAAATTGTAAATCCCTGCTCCTAATATTTCATAAAACATTGTAATAAAACAGAACACACAATGCACAGGATTTTCTTTATTTTGACACACACTGACTCCGTAATAGGGTCCTAGTGTGAGAAGTATAAATATTGGGTGTTTGTGTTATTCTTGTATAACAGGTTACACTTGGTTGTTTAGTGCACATGGATTTTCAGAGTGTGTACTTTAGCCTTAATGTCCACTGGAATTTATATTTGATTTTAAAATGCCACAAAGGTATTATATTTTCTTCTACTTCCCCCGTTACACAAAATAGCAGACTGTTCAGTGAAAGGGTTTAACAAAAATGTAGAAACTTGTGGTCTATAAAGAGAAAGCAGAGAAATTGCACTtctggtatgtactgtatgtgtttttagaTTTGTTTAATTACATAGGAGATATTAAAAAAGCAAACATATTTTTAATAAAGTTGTATTCTCTTTACACTTTATAGCCGTGTGATTCCTCCACTGCATTACAGCGCCATCTATTGGTAACTGATACTCATTGTAGTTACAGCATGCTTCAAACAACGATAAAATGTGTGAATTATTAAAATGAGTTCACTAGTATGTGTGCACTTACGTATACATCTGCACTTTTGCACACTTATGTTCACAAGAAGAGTTCCTTAAAATCGGAATGTGTATTCTCCCAATGCCTTGATGGTGGTTTCCAGTTTCCTGATTTAATTGTCACAATTATGTGTGTcactattgtttgtttgtttgtttgtttgtttgtttttttatatccTAATTCTATTATGAAACACTATTGTAAGTATAACTTGTGTATACTTGCTATTTAAttgtaattttctgctgcggggtacactgggctccacaaggatagacattgtggtgtagagtaggatcttgatccgaagcaccaacaggctcaaaagctttgaccttcttcccaagatgcatagcgccgcctcctatatcaccccgcctccgtgcacaggagcgcagtttgtagttggtgcttgcagtgcaagcatgtgacaggaagagctgctcacagcagctctagataaagctttttctgaggaaaaaagactacaagggctgcagcagaggcacagattgtgttagatgtcagtagacattgcctgctgcagctccatctctcccccagcggcgctgtacactcccgagccctggttgccaggtacatacagcaggaggcttcggttttcttccaagttagtcacacacggctggggctctcctggatcgcgtggccgcactttgggaggaggtaagtgggtcccgctcgcgggacccgcactttatcgcgatccggcgctgccggtggacactgtggcagtacaggcgatcccactagatcaccagggcatgggtgcaggtcaggttttctctctaaacctttttacaagtagaccgcagtacccggtggttttgccagcagaggggataaggcttagacctggagcccctcccccagccccagggcgccatttccagcaaatgttcccgctttggagctgcatatctctctccctcactccctgtcagtgtttgggcgccatttctctcagctacactgttcctgggactgcctgggcaaatcctcctttgttaagccacctggttgtcagcgctgttaatttacatgacactttagtattctacatgtcaattagtgttagttaagaaagcgtgcatttagtcagggttctctggtacaagtaccctgtgatatacatccagttcttactgtgcagtgttatatctattgactatatagctatatatatatatataagctggtccagtgcagtattattgttagtaataacctctgcattgtataactgtgactatatgtgtgtgcattaacttgctgagtagtttccatttcgtgtctctcactcaacttgctatccctatattctataacctgagggggcttggtgcgtcaggttttataattatataggattttcacaagatatactttaatacgtatttttctttgtgattttagtcaccatatctctcctgtatctctgcttgtgctgactacactgcgcaggggtttgggcaagaggtattgtgctgctgacaattgtactgtgttacctgatactgcaagtaatatcatgtctgcttctgaaggtaacggttctggggctgaacacactgccggtgttgctgaagccgcagatacctatgaggagaatatagcagctgtgggctctggttctgggggctccttgccccccagtaggactgtagcaacgggggtacataatgacccaacgtgggctactttctccacgcttctacatacgctagttactaaactaacaccccctatgggacctcctatgccggtgcagccgtatgtggtccccgcagctcacCCGCCGTGGATGGATAATTTgtttgctcaattgaagaagttgaaccagtccttgactactaaaaagtctgaccctcgctcgcctaagaccaaggggtcctctaagcgagctcttatctcctcacaatccactgctgtcactgacacttcgtctgatgaagatggcgcttacactgaccccacagattctgacacagatactgctgatggggagggtagttcacatgtggatgttcctgatcttttggaggctattaagttgattttacagattacggatgatcccgagccatccgtccctcctaagaaaccagataggttcaagcgtcagaaggtggttaaacaagttttacctcactctgaccacctagtggatatacgtcaggaagcccgggaaagaagtttgtgcctaaaaataagatgctggctcactatcccctcgtgccagagcggtctaaaaattaggaaacgcctcctccaatagactcacatgtggctaggatggtggtttcctcagctctacctgtcactatcgtcacgtctctaaaa
Proteins encoded in this window:
- the TMEM53 gene encoding transmembrane protein 53, whose protein sequence is MGDSDLDYTIVLPEATLQGCQWDQQREPVVILLGWAGCKDKYLAKYSSIYHNQGCVVIRYTAAWRTVFFAESFGFRSLRHQAQKLLELLFDYEIEKNPIIFHVFSNGGFMLYRYVVELLRTDWQLSKLQVVGTIFDSAPGNRNVRGSVRALNTILEPKTNRLLRYLALAAFAALVFVLRIILYPMTRLLHENHYDTMKKDPSLWPQLYLYSRGDSIISYVDVEKMIAFRQCRNLPTECIDFQESEHVSHYRRYPQRYTEICISFLRDCVCKASRSSFMSGHQSF